The DNA region GGGGCGCCCCTACAAAGAATTCAAAGCCTAGTTACTTAGCTTCTTTTGCCTTTATTTTCGCAATGGCGTTTTCGATGATGTCACGGCCATGGGCGAGATTGTGTTTGATCAGAATGGTGCGAGCCTCTTCCAGATATTTCAGCGCCGCATCTAAGTCCCCCTTAGCCGAATAGATCAGCCCGATGTTCCCCAATTGATTCGCTTCATTTTGCCTATGACCTATTTCTTGAGCTATCTTTAAAGCATCTTGGTGATATTTCAGCGCCGCATCTAAGTCCCCCTTAGCCGAATAGATATTCCCGATGTTCCCCAAGGCCGACGCTTCACCCTGCTTATAACCGACTTCCCGATGTATCTTCACAGCCTCTTGGTGATATTTCA from Candidatus Zixiibacteriota bacterium includes:
- a CDS encoding tetratricopeptide repeat protein; translation: SDLGNIGLIYKAKGDLDAALKYQQEALKIDRDIGYKQGEASDLGNIGLIYKAKGDLDAALKYHQEAVKIHREVGYKQGEASALGNIGNIYSAKGDLDAALKYHQDALKIAQEIGHRQNEANQLGNIGLIYSAKGDLDAALKYLEEARTILIKHNLAHGRDIIENAIAKIKAKEAK